The Apium graveolens cultivar Ventura chromosome 11, ASM990537v1, whole genome shotgun sequence genome has a window encoding:
- the LOC141698243 gene encoding uncharacterized protein LOC141698243, which produces MAQETQVQEGGNVAMKRRLGQKKGGKGKKKMKVYKGSGEKVKVNKKMQKMFRKRARDYNSDDSDDDDEEEDNDALPVIRNKKNQRREKEEEVDDKSSDDDVESGEEKGEDFEESEDEDGEIQSGITKFAKGCDAFRKAFNKITKKSVPDSVLGPVLSVHQKLIAEKLAEEEVERKVKGEVKKEKHMVGEKGHVQPPHNFLDTHEKFLIGIATKGVVKLFNAVNKAQSARKGLNPERTKDAKVIKKRRNAAFFSELGKKPNHSEASSKADGEGPSWAPLRDNFMLTNSKLKNWDKMQDTTVAEDSGMPTYSSSDDEE; this is translated from the exons ATGGCCCAAGAAACGCAAGTACAAGAGGGTGGAAATGTCGCGATGAAGAGAAGATTAGGGCAAAAGAAGGGTGGGAAAGGAAAAAAGAAGATGAAAGTGTACAAGGGTTCTGGTGAGAAGGTCAAAGTTAATAAGAAAATGCAGAAGATGTTTCGGAAAAGGGCCAGGGATTATAATTCCGATGACtctgatgatgatgacgaggAGGAGGATAATGACGCGTTGCCTGTGATTAGGAATAAGAAGAATCAAAGGCGTGAAAAGGAAGAGGAAGTTGATGACAAATCTTCTGATGATGATGTGGAGAGTGGCGAGGAGAAAGGCGAGGACTTTGAGGAGTCCGAGGATGAAGATGGTGAAATTCAGTCCGGTATTACAAAGTTTGCCAAAGGTTGTGATGCATTTCGAAAGGCGTTTAATAAGATTACCAAGAAGAGTGTCCCGGATAGTGTGTTG GGTCCTGTATTATCAGTGCATCAGAAGCTTATAGCTGAGAAACTTGCTGAAGAAGAAGTGGAACGCAAGGTCAAGGGAGAAGTTAAGAAAGAAAAACACATG GTAGGTGAGAAAGGACATGTCCAGCCGCCTCATAACTTCTTGGACACGCATGAAAAATTTCTAATAGGAATTGCTACAAAAGGAG TGGTCAAATTATTTAATGCT GTGAACAAAGCACAAAGTGCTCGGAAGGGATTAAACCCTGAGAGGACGAAAGATGCAAAAG TTATAAAGAAGCGAAGGAATGCTGCCTTCTTCTCAGAGCTGGGCAAGAAGCCGAATCATTCTGAAGCTTCTTCAAAG GCGGATGGTGAGGGTCCTTCTTGGGCTCCGTTACGTGATAATTTCATGCTTACAAATTCAAAGTTGAAAAACTGGGATAAGATGCAA GATACAACTGTGGCAGAGGACTCCGGGATGCCAACATATAGTTCATCAGATGATGAAGAATAA
- the LOC141697737 gene encoding putative E3 ubiquitin-protein ligase XERICO — protein sequence MGLSQYPSPADAGMLCIILVNTAKYISMMKEMVRFVLKTIGIDIVSWEEYNTTDSPSSSLECYENSSEASIEEFRSRIPAMRYDSLCSKQLEHDCSVCLTNFRPKAVINHLSCGHVFHQVCVEKWLKYRKVTCPNCRTNMIPQDAEEEEEDTCPM from the coding sequence ATGGGACTCTCGCAATACCCAAGTCCAGCTGATGCAGGAATGCTATGCATAATTTTGGTTAACACAGCTAAATACATCTCTATGATGAAGGAGATGGTCCGGTTTGTACTTAAGACTATAGGCATCGATATCGTATCGTGGGAAGAATACAACACCACCGATAGCCCCTCAAGCTCATTAGAATGTTATGAGAACTCCTCGGAAGCCTCTATAGAAGAGTTTCGTAGCAGGATACCTGCAATGCGATATGACTCGTTGTGTTCTAAGCAACTTGAACATGATTGCTCTGTTTGCTTGACCAATTTTAGACCAAAGGCAGTGATCAACCATTTGTCATGTGGCCATGTCTTTCATCAAGTTTGTGTGGAGAAGTGGCTGAAATATCGGAAGGTCACCTGCCCTAACTGCCGGACAAACATGATCCCACAAGACgcagaggaagaagaagaagacacTTGTCCAATGTGA
- the LOC141696910 gene encoding uncharacterized protein LOC141696910 — MWGRSTLSRAGSFRPENLGQNALAMIGNLCFTMFVLAVLVFTIIAATYEPEDPLFHPNSKITMFLTSDLNATFKSDSTVVKTGEDFMAVNQTVFESFINVTDVNLGVPLREDINADEVTAFECQSQIGKPIDCTDPDVFHLLMTSAIEEFKDIHFYRFGKPVRGYNDSSCHMAWRFRPKDGKTAAFYKDYRSFTIHRSDNCTLSVARIGDYHSGGNARKRKRNQRPGFEKPQVNQEQQGAALPVVGEFVNDTLPTIETEGSFSTGKYLLYNGGGERCKSMDHFLWSFMCALGEAQYLNRTLVMDMSICLSSIYTSSGQDEEGKDFRYYFDFEHLKESASVLDQTQFWVDWNEWHQKDGLALFLVEDVKITPMKLAEVQDTLVMRKFGSVEPDNYWYRVCEGEAESVIQRPWHMIWKSRRLMDIVSAIATKLNWDFDSVHVVRGEKARNLELWPNLAADTAPEALISTLQEKVDEGRNLYIATDEPDTSFFDPLKDKFSTHFLDEYKDLWDENSEWYFETMKLNNGAPVEFDGYMRASVDTEVFLRGKRQIETFNDLTRDCKDGVNTCSSAS; from the coding sequence ATGTGGGGCCGTTCTACTTTATCTCGGGCCGGAAGTTTCCGGCCCGAGAATTTGGGCCAAAATGCCCTAGCTATGATTGGTAATTTATGCTTCACAATGTTTGTACTTGCTGTATTGGTTTTTACGATTATCGCGGCTACATATGAACCCGAAGACCCGTTGTTTCATCCGAATAGTAAGATTACAATGTTTTTGACTTCTGACTTGAATGCCACTTTTAAGTCGGATAGTACTGTTGTTAAGACTGGTGAGGATTTTATGGCGGTGAATCAGACTGTTTTCGAGAGTTTTATTAATGTTACGGATGTTAATTTGGGGGTTCCGTTGAGGGAGGATATTAATGCGGATGAGGTTACGGCTTTTGAGTGTCAGTCGCAGATTGGGAAGCCGATTGATTGTACGGATCCGGATGTTTTTCATTTGTTGATGACGTCTGCGATTGAGGAGTTTAAGGATATTCATTTTTATAGGTTTGGGAAGCCAGTTAGGGGGTATAATGATAGTTCTTGTCATATGGCGTGGAGGTTTAGGCCCAAGGATGGGAAGACTGCTGCGTTTTATAAGGATTATCGTAGCTTTACGATTCATAGGTCGGATAATTGTACTTTGAGTGTGGCGAGGATAGGGGATTATCATTCGGGAGGGAATGctaggaagaggaagaggaatCAGAGACCTGGATTTGAAAAGCCGCAAGTGAATCAAGAACAACAAGGTGCTGCTTTGCCTGTCGTTGGGGAGTTTGTGAATGATACTCTACCTACGATTGAAACAGAGGGGTCGTTTAGTACTGGGAAGTACTTACTTTACAATGGGGGTGGAGAGAGATGCAAGAGCATGGATCACTTTTTATGGAGTTTCATGTGTGCTTTGGGGGAGGCCCAGTATCTGAATAGGACGCTGGTTATGGATATGAGCATTTGTTTGTCTTCAATTTATACTTCATCCGGTCAGGATGAAGAAGGGAAGGATTTCAGGTATTACTTCGATTTTGAGCATTTGAAGGAGTCCGCTTCTGTGCTGGACCAGACTCAGTTTTGGGTAGATTGGAACGAGTGGCACCAGAAAGATGGACTAGCTCTCTTCCTCGTGGAAGATGTTAAGATCACGCCAATGAAGCTGGCAGAAGTGCAAGATACTCTGGTCATGAGGAAATTTGGCTCGGTGGAGCCTGACAATTACTGGTACAGGGTGTGTGAAGGAGAAGCGGAGTCTGTTATTCAACGGCCTTGGCACATGATATGGAAATCCAGAAGGTTGATGGATATCGTCTCAGCAATTGCTACAAAACTGAATTGGGATTTCGACTCTGTTCATGTTGTTAGAGGTGAGAAGGCAAGGAACTTGGAACTATGGCCTAATCTGGCAGCAGATACTGCCCCTGAAGCTTTAATATCAACCTTGCAAGAGAAAGTTGATGAAGGAAGGAACCTGTATATTGCAACAGATGAACCAGACACCTCCTTTTTTGACCCTCTAAAGGACAAGTTTTCCACTCATTTTCTGGATGAATACAAAGATCTTTGGGATGAAAACAGTGAGTGGTATTTTGAGACCATGAAGCTTAACAATGGGGCTCCCGTTGAATTTGATGGTTACATGAGGGCCTCTGTTGATACAGAAGTTTTCTTGAGGGGAAAAAGGCAGATTGAGACTTTCAATGACCTCACCAGGGACTGCAAGGATGGTGTTAATACCTGCAGTTCTGCCAGCTAA